GCATCTCGCCTGCCGCTCTCCGAACGCGGCCACGCCGTGGCAGCCCAATGGACCGCGCTCCTGCCCGAAATTTCCGGCCTGATCGTCCGAGACCCCATGCAGCTCGACATCCTGAAACACTGCACTGCCGCCCACACACTTACAGTTGCTGAATATCTCCGGCATTCATGCGTCCCCCGGCACGTTGCCACGGATATCAACTGGCTGTTGCTGACGACAACGACCAGAAACGCGCCGACCCCGGTCCCGCCATCCACACTTTTTGACACGCTCCTGAACGCCCCATGTCATGACGTGGCGGCCCGAGACTGTGCCCGATCCGTCCTTCAGGTGGACCCCTTGTGCTACCCGGCATTGGTGCGCCTGCATCGTCTGAATGTTCCAAAAAAGGAATGGACCGCACACGGCCTGCTTCATGCGGCGCAATCGCTCGACCGATTCAGTTGGCTCCATGAGATACAGGCAAACGAGCAATGTGATGCCCCCGTTTCCGATCAAGAATTTTTCGGAGACCTCCGCGAGTACACACTTGGAAGCGGGCCTCGGGAAACAAAACGCATCCTGCTCTTCGTGGTGTACAAGCAACGGGACTTGTTCATTGACCTACTGCTCATGGCCCAATTGGAACGGCTCGGACACGAGGTCATTCTCCGTCCACTGAATATCACCACCTGCAACAGCATTGTGGAACTGCGTCCGGACCTCATCATTTGGGGCGCACGAACGACCCCTATTCAGCGGTCACTAAGTCATTTTGCGGCGGATCGCGGCATTCTTCAGGTGGTTCGACGAGAAGAAGGACTGATCTACCGCCCAACATGGGATGAACGGTCCCCCGAATGGAAAAGCCTGACCCTCGGCACCGAGGATTATTCGCCCTATGTGGATCTTGAAATCGGCTTCAACGAAGATTTTCGTCGTATCATATCGACGGAAGGACACATGCCGGGGGAACGGGTCCGCGCTGTCGGAGCCATGACGTTCGACATCTACGATCAACACAGCCTGAACGAATTATTCCCTGACAGAAAAACCGTTTTTGACCAACTCGATCTGGATCTCGACAAAAAGCTGCTCATCATGGCTTCTCCATGGTCCTATGCCGATCGCCAGGCGGAAACAGCCATCCCGGAAGCAGGCAGTGCCGCACACAAACTGCTCGCACATTCACAAAAAATTATCGACGAGGCTCAAGAAGGGCGCGCGGCGTGGTTCGCCTTCATGCGCCACTTCTGCCATGACTTCAGTGATGAATGGAATGTGTTGCTCAAGGTCCATCCCGGTGAACGCATCGAAGCGTATGATACCTTCATCGCGGACAACCATTTGCCCATAAAAACCATCTGTGACGGATACATGATCGAAATTCTCCGACACTGCGACATGCTCCTGCATGCGGGATCAACCACCTCGGTGGAAGCACACCTTCTCGGTATCCCGTCCATTGCCTACTGGGTGCAGGAAGGCAGTCGGCACCCTCTGCATCAGCTCACTCCCATCGTCAACACCTATGAAGATTTCCTCACTTTCTTCTCGGAAACACCGCTGCACACAAGTACCATGACCGAAGAACGCCTGGAATTTGCGCAAAACACCTTCTGGGGGACCATTGACGGACACGCCTGTGAACGTGCCGCCAAAGCCATTGATGACCTGATCGCAGGCAGCACGAATGTTCCATATCGATTCCCGACAGATGCTTGGACGTCCCATACGGATACCGCCGAAAACGACATGGGCCTCTATCTGACGATTGCAGAAATCGAAAAGTATACGAAATTAATCAAAACCCTTGAATTTCAATAGGTTCTATGTAGAGAAAATGAATGGAGGCTTTGGCAGGGAAACAATGTCGGTCCCGTGCAGGTCCTCACTGCTCAGGCACGGTATTCCCTGTTCGCCCATGGTCTGCGTCTGTGACGCGGTGAGTGGTTTCAGATACAAGCTCACACCTCCGGCACAGGGCCAGAAACGACCAAGCATGGATTCCGCTTCAGGAGAGGTCAATGTCCCATCCATGTCCTGAAAACCAAACCAGGAGTATTCCGGGGTAAACGGCTGTGAAGATTCAACGAATTTCCCGACGGCATCCCCATGAATGATATAAAGGCAGGGAAACGGGTGTGGTGGGCTGTGCCGCCATGTGCCGAGAAAAAGCAGATGCTCCGCCCACGGGAAATTCAAATGAGCCGCGACCTGACATCCGCTGTCTTCGGCGTAGTCGCTTTTCCAGAAATCACCACGCGCATCATACAATTCCGTGGCCCCGTCCAATGCGTACAATTCTGAACCGTCGCCCCGTGGCAACACGCGATACAGGCTTCGATGACTCAATCCCAAGGACACACGAGTTCGTTGTGCCGGGTCGGCAATCAACGTCCCGTCCTCATGAAGCACCCGAATGGACAGATGGTTGAAATGGCTGTCTCCCACCAACACGATCAATTGATCCCGCACCACACAAATGGAATGGACATGATTGGCTTCGTCAGCGGTAATCATTTCAAATTCGCGCCAATCCTCCCCATTTTCACTCATGAGGATCGCCCGTGGTTCAGGCCGAAACTTATCAATGGGATCAATGACCACGAAACAATATCGCCCCTGACTGTCTCGGCACCAGTTATACAACCGGCCATGGACCGCCCCTGCCGGACGCCATGTGTCACCGGGACGGGCCACATACAATTCACAATCATTCCGTGGAGCCGGTGCGACACCGATCAACAGCCTCCCCTTGAAGGCCAACACGCCGTCCACATGCCCGTCGGGAGTGGGAATTCGTTCAGCTTCGAGCAGCGAAGCATCAGACCGGCATAAGGCCGTCTCGTCAATGCGATACAAACCGTCCGCATCCACGAAATACCAGAATGAGCCGCATCGGGCCGCGTGACGCAAAGGGGAACGGGGACCGCTCTCCACGGGATTGACCAAAATCGAAACAGGGGAAGAGAGTGACATACGGTCTCCTTTTTACGCTCCCTCTCGGGAGCACGCTACAGAGAGGATATGCTCCATGCGTTCAATAACCCGCCGGGGGTTTCCGACCGGATCGAAATGGTCCCGGGCAAAGGCATACGCGGAATCCCCCAGCCGGGCGAGGGTCGCGTGGTCGGCGAAATCGAGCATGGCATGGGCCATGGCCCGAATGTCACCCGGCGGCACCAATCGGCCCGTCACACCCCGTTTCACGAAAAATTCATCTGATCCAAAGGCAAGAACCGGTCTTCCCAGACTCAGGGCTTCGATCACATCTCGACCCCACGGCTGCCCACTCACGTCCGGACGGATCACCAGATTAGTCTTGCGCATCTCTTCTTCCGGGGTGTCCGTAAATCCTCTGAAATCGACAATATCCTGCAATTTCGACCGTTCCACTTCAGCGAGGACCGCCTGATAATACGCTTCATGGATGGGAACCCGACCACCAAAAAGGCGCACCGTGACATTGGCCGCGCGCAATCCGTCTGCGGCCAGGGCACACGCCTTGACGCATTCGAGATGGCCCTTGATGGGCGTGATGTGCGAAAAAACCCCGTATACCAAAGGAGAATCCGCAGGCATGGGCGTCAAGGCGGGCGGAACTTCCGGCCAGTTGTTGACCACCGTGACCGGCAAAGAGAACAACCGCGCCGCCTGCTCGCCCTCGGCGGGAGTGATACCAATGACTTCACTGATATTCTTTCGCATGAGCCACCGGGTCAGGGGAATGGACATGGCCGGTTCGATCAGCACTTCCCGTGCGTGAAGAATGGCCGGAAACTCTCGCAGCCACAATGAAATCAAGAGCGTCGTATAGCTGTTGTAATGGATGATGTCCGGTGCCAACGCACGCACCCGGGCGGCCAACCGACCATATTCGGCCCGGTTCGCCACAGCCCGACGGATGTTCTTCCAGAACGGAATGGGACAGACGTGCAACTTGAGCGGGAAATACGGAATATCGAAATAGTCCACCGTAACGCCCATTTCCTGCAACGCTTCGACCTTGCGCTTGGTCCGGGACGGTTTCGCGATAGACAGGATATGCAGCTCATGCCCGTCCTTCACCATCTGCCGTGCGAGCAGAAAAAGACTCTTGGCGGCCCCGCCGCTATCAATATCCGGGGTGATGGAAACGATTTTCACTGATTATTCCTCCCCGGCCAGACCTGTGGCCCAGTCCGTGATCGCGGCACAAATCCGCGCCACCTGCATCTCGTCCAGCTCCGGGTACATGGGCAGGGACAACACCCGACTCTGCATGGCATGGGCAACCGGAAAATCCTCCGGCCCGTGGTTCATATTCGCATAGGCTGGCAGAAACGGCACGGCTGTCGGATAGTGAATGCCCGAGGCGATGCCCTGTTCCGCAAGAGACCGTTTGAGCGCGTCCCGCTTCCGGCACTGAATGACATACAAATGATAGACATGACCGGCTCCCGGTCCTGTGACGGGCGCGACGATATCAGGGAGAGCGGCCACCCCGG
The genomic region above belongs to Pseudodesulfovibrio sp. JC047 and contains:
- a CDS encoding glycosyltransferase family 4 protein; translated protein: MKIVSITPDIDSGGAAKSLFLLARQMVKDGHELHILSIAKPSRTKRKVEALQEMGVTVDYFDIPYFPLKLHVCPIPFWKNIRRAVANRAEYGRLAARVRALAPDIIHYNSYTTLLISLWLREFPAILHAREVLIEPAMSIPLTRWLMRKNISEVIGITPAEGEQAARLFSLPVTVVNNWPEVPPALTPMPADSPLVYGVFSHITPIKGHLECVKACALAADGLRAANVTVRLFGGRVPIHEAYYQAVLAEVERSKLQDIVDFRGFTDTPEEEMRKTNLVIRPDVSGQPWGRDVIEALSLGRPVLAFGSDEFFVKRGVTGRLVPPGDIRAMAHAMLDFADHATLARLGDSAYAFARDHFDPVGNPRRVIERMEHILSVACSREGA